In the genome of Planctomyces sp. SH-PL62, the window CGGCGGATACGGTCGTGATCGAATCGACTCTCTGCCGTTCCGAACACCGTCGCTCTCGCCGTGGCTCCTCGCGCCGGCGGAGATCCCTCGCGATCCACGGCGGCTTCAAGCGAAGCGTTCGAGGTCCTCGTCCTTGGAGACGACGGTGACGCCCGCCGGGGTGATGGTGAAGCCGTGCTCGATGTCGAGCTGGCGGTCCCAGCCGATGGTGAAGCCCGGGGGGACGCGGACGTACTTGTCGATGATGGCGTTTCGGACGCGGGCGTGTCGGCCGACCTCGACGCCGTCGAACAGGATGGAATCCTCGACGAGCGAGTAGCTGCGGACGCGGACGGCGGGCGAGAGGATGCTCCGGAAGACCTGGCCCCCCGAGACGATCACCCCCTGGCAGACGATCGAGCCGAACGCCGCGCCGCGACGGTCGGGGTCGGTGTGGACGAATTTCGGGGGGGGGGAGGCGGGCTGGTAGGTGTGGATCGGCCACTCGCGGTCGTACAGGTTGAGGGTCGGGTCGACGGCGATGAGGTCCATGCTGGTCTGGAAGTAGGCGTCGAGGGTGCCGACGTCGCGCCAGTAGGCGGCCGTCTTGCGGTTCTCGTCGCGGAACGGATAGGCGACGACGCGCATCCCCTCCTGGACCATCCGGGGGATGATGTCGCGGCCGAAGTCGTGGCCGCTGGCTTCCTTCCTCGCCGCGTCGCGGAAGAGCAGCTCGTACATGACGTCGGTGTTGAAGACGTAGATGCCCATCGAGGCGAGGGCCTGGTCGGGATGGCCGGGCATGGGGGGCGGGTCCTTGGGCTTCTCGACGAAGCTGGTGATCCGCCCCTCGTCGTCGGTCCCCATGACGCCGAAATCGCGGGCGGCGGCCAGCGTGGAGGGCTGGCAGGCGACGGTCAGGTCGGCCTTGCGTTCGCGATGGAAGTCGATCATGCGGGCGTAATTCATCTTATAGATATGGTCGCCGGCCAGGATGATCGTGTCGCGGGGGGCGGCCTTCTCGATCGTGTAGACGTTCTGGTAGATGGCGTCGGCCGTCCCCTGATACCAGGCCTCGGTGAGCCGCTGCTGGGGCGGGATGACCTCGATGTACTCGTCCAGCTCGCGGCAGAGGAAGTTCCAACCCTGGTCGATATGGCGATTGAGGCTGGTGGCCTTGTACTGGGTGGGGACCAGGATGCGCCTGATGTCGGAATTGATGCAGTTGGATAGGGTGAAGTCGATGATCCGGTAGATGCCCCCGAACGGGACCGCCGGCTTGGCGCGGTCTCGCGTCAGGGGGTCCAGCCGCGTCCCCCGCCCGCCCGCCAGAACGATGGCCAGCACGTCGCGATACACCGTCACGCCTCCGATCGCACTCGACCAGCCGAAACGGGGACGACCTCGCCGCCTCTATTCTGCCCGAGGCGACGCGCCGATCCAACCGGCGACCGCCCCGGCCTTCCTCGCTCCCGCTGGGCGCTGCGGAACCGGCCGCGCATCCGTTAGACTGTCCTTCGGGCGGGGCCGCCGTCCCTCCTCCGAAAGCTCACCGATCCTCCCGCCGATCTTCGCGAGGCGTTCGTATGCTGGGCCCAGGCCCGGGACCGGGGCGGCGTCGCGTCGTCGTCGACGTCCCGCCCGCAGGCGTCCCGGGGTATCGCAGACTCGAAAGGCTCGAAGTTTGATGATCCGACACGCATCTCAACCCGTTCGCATGACGGCCGTCTCGATCGCGGCGGCCCTGCTGGCCTGGGGCGGCCCCCGCGCCGCGCAGGCCGAGGACCGCCTGAAGGAATTGCAGACGGAGTATTCGAACTCCGTCGCCGAGAAGCGCGACCGCGTGTATCACTTCGGGTCGCAGGGCCCCGGCGACGTCTACTCGAACCACGGCAGCCATTCCAACCGCCAGATCCCCGTCTACACCTGGGGGACCAAGGCCGACCTCGGCCTGATCACCGGCTCCGCGAGCAGCTATCGCGACCCGGAGAAGCTCAAGGCGATCTACGGCTACGTGCCCGAGAACACCGTCAACCCCGACGCCGAATACGCCGACCAGAGCGACATCCGCAAGGTCCTGGAGTCGGCCGCCGTCAAGGGCGCCAAGCACGTCTTCATCGTCTGGTTCGACGGCATGGACTGGGTCGCCACCCAGGCCGCCGCGATCGCCAAGTCGAACAAGGTCTACACCGAGGGGAAGGGCTCGGGCCTGATTTTCCAGGACTACGCGGCCCCGGGCTCCAACCCCCAGTACGGCTACGTCGTCACCAGCCCGACGTATGACAAGAGCGACCTCGACGTCGACGCCCAGACGGTCAAGATCCCCAAGGGGAGCATGAAGGGGGGCTACGACGTCCAGATCGCCGGCCCGAACCCCTGGACCCCCGGCCCGCTCGGCGCCAAGGCCCCCGGCTACTTCAAGGGTCAATCGGCCAACGAGGCCGACCGCGAGGGTGTGAAGTCCGTCGGCCGGATCCTCCACGCCTACACCGACTCTTCCCAGAGCGCCGCCGAGATCGTCAGCGGGGTCAAGTCGTACAACAACAGCGTCAACGTGAGCGACGACGGACGTCCGGTCCCCACCATCTTCCACGACCTCCAGGCCCAGGGCTGGAAGACCGGCACCGTGACGAGCGTGCCGTTCCCCCACGCCTCGCCCGCCGGCATGTACGCCCAGAACGTCTACCGCGACGATTATCAGGACCTGGCCCGGACCATGCTCGGCATCCCGAGCGTCATCCAGGAGGCCCTGGGGGCGCCCCAGTATCCCGGCCTCGACGTCGTGATCGGGATGGGCTACGGCGTCATGATGGAGCCCGCGCACCTCAAGCGGCAGGGCAAGAACGCGGTCGAAGGCCACCTGTTCATCGCCGAGGCCGACCGCGCCGCGATCAACGTGAAGAACGGCGGCAAGTACACGGTCGTCGAGACCAAGCTCGGCGTCAACGGCGGCGAGGCCCTCCAGCGCGCCGCGGACGAGGCCGCCCGGGCGGGCACCCGCCTCTTCGGCTTCTTCGGCGAGAAGGGACTGGACCATCTCCCCTTCCGCACCGCCGACGGCAACTTCGACCCCTCCCCCAACCCCTCGAAGGAGGGCAGGCAAGCGGTCGGCCTCCCCTACTCCAAGGAAGTCCTCGACTCCCAGCCGACCCTCGCCCAGATGACCGACGCCGCGCTCACGGTCCTCGCCAGGCCCGACGAGAAGTTCATCCTGTTCGTCGAGGCCGGCGACGTCGACTTCGCGCTCCACGCCAACAACCTGGACAACGCCGTCGGCGCCGTCCACAGCGGCGACGCCGCCATTCGGCGGATCATCCACTGGGTCGAGACCCAGAGCAACTGGGACGACTCCGTCCTGCTCGTCTCGTCCGACCACGGCCACTACCTGGTGATCGACAAGCCCGAAGGCCTGCTCTCGCCCGGCCGCTGATCCCCGGCGGCCTCGCACCCCACCCGCCGGCCGAACCGCACCGCACCACGGCCGCCGCGCTCCTGCGCGGCGGCCGTTTTTCGTGCGCCCCGACCCCTGCCATACGCAGTTGCTTTGGTGACTCGCCTTTACCGAGCGGCCGTGGCGCCCAATGGTCGGTGATCGAGGCAATTTGGTATCAGGCGTCAGGTGAATGCAGAGGAGATTTGATGAAATGACCGATTCGACGTCATGCATTGAATCGGGATTGCGCGGTGCATTGCACGGACTTGAAGCCGATCCGACCCGGCTTGAATCGTCTCATCTCATCTCGTATGAGGCCGGGCGGAAGATGAGCGAACGACGAGGGCCGAAAGTGATGGACGCCGCGTCACGCCCGAGGGGCGGGGGCCGCCGGGAGGGGGCGGGACGGGACGCGGCGGCGGCTCAGGAGAGGAGCTCGGCGAGCTTCTTGACGTTCTCGACGCCGACCTTGGCGACCAGCGGCTTGAGGGCGCGAAGGGCGTCGATGAGGTCTCCTTCGCCCGCGGGGGAGATCCGGGGAGGGGCGAGATAGCCCTCGACGGCGGCCCTGGGGCGGCGTCCCCGGCGCGGGGCCTCGCCGGCCTTGCGCCTGGTCTGCGACTTGTAGGCGGAAATCTGCTGCCGGGGGATCTCCTTGCCGTACTCGGTCCTGACGAATTCATCGATGGAGCTGATGTCGTCGTGACCTTCGGCCAGCGCGTTGCGCACGGCCTGCGCGTTGGAAATCGCGCCGCCCTCGCTCGGGGCGGTCGTCTCTTCGGCCATCTCGGGTACTTCGACGACGGACTTGGATTTGCGGCTCATAGGCGTCTCCGTGGAAGAAAGAATGCGGGGCGGCCCGTTATGCAGGGCGGGAGCGGATCCGGGGATTCGCGAGTCATTCGGTCGCCGGGGGAGAGATCGCCTCGCAGAGGTGAAGCCTCTGTCGGCCGATCCGGCATGTACCTCAAGATAACTCATACGTTATCCAGGATGGGCCCCGATTTCAATATAGGCGCTTGCGCAAACGAGCCCGATCCTTCGCTTCGGGAAGGGTGTTGTCGGGGCCGGGGTGTCCGGCTCGGAACGACGCTCGGAGCCGGGATCGCGCCGCGGTGAATGAGTCCGCTCTCGCCTGCGGTTGTGCGTGGAATCCTTGGATGCGATGATTATATCCGGGCCGGCTATTCAATCGAATGGGCGTCGATCCGTCCCCGGGACGCCTCGATCGGTCGAGGCGCAAGGGGCCGAGGCGGCGTATCCGAATCCGCCGACGCGGGCTCGTCGCCCGCCCGCGGCGGTGTCCGATCCGATCAGCGATCCGTGGGGAATCGCAGGTCGACGAAGACCGGCTGGTGGTCGGACGCGATCGTCTCGACGTCCACGCGAGCCGACCCGGCGACGAGGCCGGCGGCGAGCGGCCCGGACGTGAAGACGTAGTCGATCCGCGCCGAACGAGTCCCATGCACGCCGATCGTGTCTCCCGGGCCTTTCCCGGCGACGGTCCAGGCGTCGATGAAACGGGGACCGGGCTCGGGCGCCGTGAGGGTCCGGTAGTCGGCCGAGTCGGGGCGGAGGTTGAAGTCGCCCATCACGACCCAGGGGTCGGGGCTCGCGGCGACGATCTCGCGCACCCTGGCGACCTGGAGCGCCCGATCGGCCCCGGAGTCATGGGCCAGGTGGGTGACGTAGACCCGCAACGGCTTGCCGTCGACGTCGAGCCGACATTCCAGGAGCCCGCGAGGTTCGGCCTTGTCGCGCCCTTCGGACCTCGGCAGGCGATGGTTCGTGTGGCCCACGATGGGGAACCGCGTCACCAGGGCGACGCCGTAGCTCCCCTCCCCTCTGAGCAGGTTCGGCCCGAAGGCGAAGTTGCCGCCCAGCTCCTTCCCGAGCTGCTCCGCCTGATCCACGCCGCCGCTCCGGTCGCCGAACCGGACGTCGATCTCCTGGAACGCGATCACGTCGGCGCCCCGGACCACGTCGGCGACGCGCTTGAGGTCGAGCTTGCCGTCGGTCCCCTCGCCGTGATGGATGTTGAAGGTGGCCAGCTTGATCACGTCCTGCGCCCCGGCCAAGGCGGGCGACAGGAGGAGTCCGAAGGATAGCGCGAGGCGACGGATCACGGGTAAGGCTCCTTGAGGGACGGGAAACGAAAGAGGGCCTTTCAGCCGTCCTCCGCCCCCGGCGTCGGGGGGAGAGGGGCGGCGAAGGCCCCGGATCGCGGCCCCCTCACGCGTGGCGAGGGGGAGATGTTGGAACGACGGCCTCCGCCTGGATCAATAGGCGTCGGAGCTGATGATCTCGCCCCCCTGGGTGGTGCTCAGGGCGCGCCAGATGGGGAGGCTGACGGAGTTCTTCACGAACCGTACGGAGCCGTCGCACATCGCGGCGTTGACCCCACCGGAGTGCTGGCTTCGGGCTGCCAGGTAGTTGAGGCGGGGGGTGCCCGCGGAGTGGGCGCAGGGGGTGGGCCTGGCGATCGTCGGCGTGCAGGCGCCGCCGCCGTACATCATGTCGGGGAGGGCCGAATTGGGGGCCAGCATGGCGGTGAAGCTGGTGGCGTCGGCCCACCAGGTCATGCCGCGCAGCTCCTGCTCCTTGGGCACGATGAGGACCTCGGAAGCCAGCATGGTATTGGTCGTGCCGTCGGTGATCGAGGCGATGGTGATCGTCTTGCCCTTGTTGGGCGACTCCGGGTGGTCGGCGTTGGTGTAAGGCCTCATGAATGTGAACGGGGCGCCGGCGAAAACGGAGTCCAGCGCGACGCTCTGCTGATTGAGGTCGGTCGCGCCGAAGTTCGCCACGTAGTTGTGCGCCGAGATCTTGCCCGTGGCGTCGGCCCCGAGCGCCGTGCTGATCGGCCTGTGCCGCAGACCATTGCTCGGGCAGAGGAACGCGCTGATGAAGCTCGTCGTAACCGTGGTGTTGGCCAGGTTGACGTAGCGAGGATTGGAGAAATTGTACGAGTTGGAGAGGGCGCCCTGTTCCATATAGGGGAGGATGAACGCCTGCCAGGTGCCGTTGCAGCAGTCGGACGCGCCCGGGGGGAACGAGCCCACCGCGTCGCCGTAGTTGTGGACGGCGAGCCCGATCTGCTTCAAATTGTTGGTGCACTGGATCCGCCGGGCGGCCTCGCGCGCCGACTGCACCGCCGGGAGCAACAGCGCGATGAGCACGGCGATGATGGCGATGACCACCAGCAGTTCGATCAGCGTGAATCCACGCGGGCGCTTACGAATTTCGGACGGCATCGGATGAAAACTCCTGGGACCGGGAGGGAGAGGGATGGACGGGGATTTCGTCGGCGATTTCCCCGTTCACTTCGAGGTGACGGCGAACGGGAAATCGTTCGGACCGGCTTCGGTGACGTCGGCGGTCAGCTCGGTACGCGCGTTGTATCGCTCGGGGAGGGCTTCCGCGAGGGTCGTCGACGGCGGCGGGATGACCTCGCCGGTCACGCTGTCGGTGTGCGGCTTCCGCGACGCCTTGGCGGGCGCCTCTTTTTGCACCGAGATGGAGACCCGATACTTGCCGGGGATGAGGCCCTCGGCCTTGGAGATCGCGAACGATCCCGAGGAGACCTTGGTCGCCCCCGAGGTCGAATCGCCCCCCGCGCCCAGGGGCGTGAAGGTGATCAACGCCGACTCCAGCGGCTGGTCGTCGAGCGTGACCCGGCCCGAGATCGCCTGCCGAGGCAGGCCGTCGCCTCCCCCGCAACCCGACGAGGCGACGAGCAGCGCCGCCGCAGCCACAAATCCGGTTCGAAACTTGACGAGGGTCATGAGTCGGAACTCCTTTCAGCAAGGCGCGCAGCGCATCCGGCGAAGCCGCCGGGATGGGGCGTTCGTCGAGCCGTCGACGATGTAGGTTGATTTAAGCAGAGGCCGCCGCCCGAGGAGGACTCCTCGGGCGTTTCGAGCGGGGCTCCATGAAGACTAGAAAAGATAGCGATTCGAACGGGCGAGCTGAACGAACCTGGCGGGGGGATGGCCTCTCGACCGTTGGTCGGGGGGCTAGGCGTTCGGTGGTTTGCGCAGCCGCACGTATTGGCGCAAACAAAACGCAGTCGAGTCGCCGAAGCTCCTGTTCATGGTCGCGTGCATCGTAGCCTGGTCGCTGGGATTAAGTAAGTCGAAACCTTGGGGATTTCAAGGCAAATTCCGCGCCTTGGCGAGATCGGCGCGGAGGCTGTCGAGGATCTCGGGGTGGTCGGCGGCCAGGTTCCGGGTTTCTCCAGGATCGGCGTCGAGGTCGTAGAGCTGCGGGGCCTCGTCATTGCCGGTCTCGGTGGCGGTGGCGGGATTGAACGCCCGGCCCCCGGAGGCGGGGATGAACTTCCACTTCCCCCGGCGCACGGCCAGGCCGTTGGCGTGTTCGATCAGGGTCTCGCGGCCGTTCGGGTCCTCGCCCAGCAGCGCCCGGAGATGGTCTTGCGCGTCGGGGGCCGTCGGGATCGCGTCCTGGCGGCCGACCAGGGCGGCGAACGTGGCGAGGAAGTCGACCTGTCCCACCAACGCGTGCGACTCGCCCGGCCTGACCTTCGCTGGCCAGCGGACGATGAACGGCACCCGCGTCCCCCCCTCGAACTTGCTGTACTTGCCCCCCCGGAAGGGACCGGCCGGCTTGTGGCCGCCCAGCTTCGCGACGGCCTCGTCGCGGTAGCCGTCGTCGACGACAGGGCCGTTGTCGCTGGTGAAGACGACCAGCGTGTCATCGGCCAGGCCCTCCTCGTCGAGCGTCCTGAGGATTTCGCCGACCGTCCAGTCGAACTCGACGATCGCGTCGCCGCGCGGGCCCATTCCCGACTTCCCCTGGAACCGGGGGTGCGGCAGCCTCGGGACGTGGACGTCGTGGGTCGCGAGGTACAGGAAGAACGGCCGATCCTTGTTCCGTTTGAGGAATCCGACGGCCTCGTCGGTGAACGTCTCGGCCATCGTCTCGTCGTGCCAGCGGGCCTTCTTCCCCCCCTTCATGTAGCCGATCCGGCTGACGCCGTCGACGATCGCCATGTCGTGGCCGTGGCTGGGATGGAGCCGGAGCATCTCGGGGTTCGCCTTGCCGGTGGGCTCACCGGCGATCGGCTCGCCGTACCGGACCTGGATCGGGTCGGCCGGGTCGCGGTTCACGACCTCATGGTCCCTCACGTAGACGCAGGGGACGCGGTCGCCGGTGGCGGCCATGATGAAGCACTCGTCGAAGCCGACCTCCAGCGGGCCGGGCTTGATCGCCCCGTTCCAGTCGAGGCTCCCGTCCCCCAGCCCCAGGTGCCACTTGCCGACCGCCGCCGTCCGATAGCCGGCGTCCCGGAAGACGGTCGCCAGGGTCGTGCGGCCGGGCTCGATGATCAGCTTGGCGTCGCCCGGCAGGACCCCGGTCCCCTGCTTCCGCCAGGGATACTCCCCCGTC includes:
- the glgC gene encoding glucose-1-phosphate adenylyltransferase, with the protein product MYRDVLAIVLAGGRGTRLDPLTRDRAKPAVPFGGIYRIIDFTLSNCINSDIRRILVPTQYKATSLNRHIDQGWNFLCRELDEYIEVIPPQQRLTEAWYQGTADAIYQNVYTIEKAAPRDTIILAGDHIYKMNYARMIDFHRERKADLTVACQPSTLAAARDFGVMGTDDEGRITSFVEKPKDPPPMPGHPDQALASMGIYVFNTDVMYELLFRDAARKEASGHDFGRDIIPRMVQEGMRVVAYPFRDENRKTAAYWRDVGTLDAYFQTSMDLIAVDPTLNLYDREWPIHTYQPASPPPKFVHTDPDRRGAAFGSIVCQGVIVSGGQVFRSILSPAVRVRSYSLVEDSILFDGVEVGRHARVRNAIIDKYVRVPPGFTIGWDRQLDIEHGFTITPAGVTVVSKDEDLERFA
- a CDS encoding alkaline phosphatase; its protein translation is MIRHASQPVRMTAVSIAAALLAWGGPRAAQAEDRLKELQTEYSNSVAEKRDRVYHFGSQGPGDVYSNHGSHSNRQIPVYTWGTKADLGLITGSASSYRDPEKLKAIYGYVPENTVNPDAEYADQSDIRKVLESAAVKGAKHVFIVWFDGMDWVATQAAAIAKSNKVYTEGKGSGLIFQDYAAPGSNPQYGYVVTSPTYDKSDLDVDAQTVKIPKGSMKGGYDVQIAGPNPWTPGPLGAKAPGYFKGQSANEADREGVKSVGRILHAYTDSSQSAAEIVSGVKSYNNSVNVSDDGRPVPTIFHDLQAQGWKTGTVTSVPFPHASPAGMYAQNVYRDDYQDLARTMLGIPSVIQEALGAPQYPGLDVVIGMGYGVMMEPAHLKRQGKNAVEGHLFIAEADRAAINVKNGGKYTVVETKLGVNGGEALQRAADEAARAGTRLFGFFGEKGLDHLPFRTADGNFDPSPNPSKEGRQAVGLPYSKEVLDSQPTLAQMTDAALTVLARPDEKFILFVEAGDVDFALHANNLDNAVGAVHSGDAAIRRIIHWVETQSNWDDSVLLVSSDHGHYLVIDKPEGLLSPGR
- a CDS encoding endonuclease/exonuclease/phosphatase family protein, coding for MIRRLALSFGLLLSPALAGAQDVIKLATFNIHHGEGTDGKLDLKRVADVVRGADVIAFQEIDVRFGDRSGGVDQAEQLGKELGGNFAFGPNLLRGEGSYGVALVTRFPIVGHTNHRLPRSEGRDKAEPRGLLECRLDVDGKPLRVYVTHLAHDSGADRALQVARVREIVAASPDPWVVMGDFNLRPDSADYRTLTAPEPGPRFIDAWTVAGKGPGDTIGVHGTRSARIDYVFTSGPLAAGLVAGSARVDVETIASDHQPVFVDLRFPTDR
- a CDS encoding DUF1559 domain-containing protein — its product is MPSEIRKRPRGFTLIELLVVIAIIAVLIALLLPAVQSAREAARRIQCTNNLKQIGLAVHNYGDAVGSFPPGASDCCNGTWQAFILPYMEQGALSNSYNFSNPRYVNLANTTVTTSFISAFLCPSNGLRHRPISTALGADATGKISAHNYVANFGATDLNQQSVALDSVFAGAPFTFMRPYTNADHPESPNKGKTITIASITDGTTNTMLASEVLIVPKEQELRGMTWWADATSFTAMLAPNSALPDMMYGGGACTPTIARPTPCAHSAGTPRLNYLAARSQHSGGVNAAMCDGSVRFVKNSVSLPIWRALSTTQGGEIISSDAY
- a CDS encoding sulfatase family protein, with translation MTRHASILTLAILLTTSAAPAAPPNVVVIYADDLGYGDVGAYGAKAGLTPNLDRLAREGLKFTDAHASSATCTPSRYAILTGEYPWRKQGTGVLPGDAKLIIEPGRTTLATVFRDAGYRTAAVGKWHLGLGDGSLDWNGAIKPGPLEVGFDECFIMAATGDRVPCVYVRDHEVVNRDPADPIQVRYGEPIAGEPTGKANPEMLRLHPSHGHDMAIVDGVSRIGYMKGGKKARWHDETMAETFTDEAVGFLKRNKDRPFFLYLATHDVHVPRLPHPRFQGKSGMGPRGDAIVEFDWTVGEILRTLDEEGLADDTLVVFTSDNGPVVDDGYRDEAVAKLGGHKPAGPFRGGKYSKFEGGTRVPFIVRWPAKVRPGESHALVGQVDFLATFAALVGRQDAIPTAPDAQDHLRALLGEDPNGRETLIEHANGLAVRRGKWKFIPASGGRAFNPATATETGNDEAPQLYDLDADPGETRNLAADHPEILDSLRADLAKARNLP